In bacterium, a genomic segment contains:
- a CDS encoding division/cell wall cluster transcriptional repressor MraZ: MSDFIGTQRCKLDSKGRLQVPAGFRRNLGLEGGETFVLSKGFDRSLLLFLPEGWRGFQGKLEGLPPGPEKRQAIRYFSVNSASLPVDRQGRVSLPKAFLEALGAPVELVLVGALDRIELWNPADIAGELENVDAALRQVERLL, translated from the coding sequence GTGTCCGACTTCATCGGCACGCAGCGTTGCAAGCTGGACAGCAAGGGGCGCCTGCAGGTGCCTGCCGGCTTCCGGCGCAACCTGGGCCTGGAAGGCGGCGAGACCTTCGTCCTCAGCAAGGGCTTCGACAGGAGCCTGCTGCTCTTCCTCCCCGAGGGTTGGCGAGGCTTCCAGGGCAAGCTGGAGGGTCTGCCTCCCGGTCCGGAGAAGCGCCAGGCGATCCGCTACTTCAGTGTCAACTCGGCCTCCCTGCCCGTGGATCGGCAGGGGCGCGTGAGCCTGCCCAAGGCCTTCCTGGAAGCACTGGGCGCGCCGGTCGAGCTGGTGCTGGTGGGGGCGCTGGATCGCATCGAGCTCTGGAACCCGGCGGACATCGCCGGCGAGTTGGAGAACGTGGACGCCGCGCTGCGCCAGGTGGAGCGCCTGCTCTAG
- a CDS encoding STAS domain-containing protein yields the protein MALICEQRDDYLLLRPADEWDERLQGELARTLREALAAGGRSFVVDLAGTIHIRYRVLELLLTLHRELRGAGGELVLASPSFYLMEILAAGDVPRSIPVYPSEMSAALGFRQASAACSLVPHEGERGGSGLSR from the coding sequence GTGGCCCTGATCTGCGAACAGCGCGACGACTACCTGCTGCTGCGTCCCGCCGACGAATGGGACGAGCGCTTGCAAGGCGAACTCGCCCGCACCCTGCGCGAGGCGCTGGCGGCGGGGGGGCGCAGCTTCGTCGTCGATCTCGCCGGCACCATCCACATCCGCTACCGGGTGCTGGAGCTGCTGCTCACGCTGCACCGTGAGCTGCGCGGCGCGGGCGGCGAGTTGGTCCTGGCCTCGCCCAGCTTCTATCTGATGGAGATCTTGGCGGCGGGAGACGTTCCCCGTTCCATTCCCGTGTACCCTTCGGAGATGAGTGCGGCCTTGGGTTTCCGTCAGGCTTCCGCCGCCTGTTCGCTGGTACCGCATGAGGGTGAGAGAGGGGGGAGCGGCCTGTCGCGTTAG